One Pseudomonas syringae CC1557 genomic window, TCGCCGCCCGGCAGGATGAAATCGTCGACGTCGATCAGGTCGATGATTTGCTGATCGCTCAGGTGGCTGAGCAACAAGCGGCCGGAAGCCGTCCACGGGATCGGTGCGTTCTCGCCGATGTCCGAGGAAATCCGGAAATGCCGCTCGCCTTCTTTCATCAGCGCGACCGTGTATTTACGGCCATTGAGCAGGCACATCTGCGCGGTTTCCCGCGTCTGACTGACGATATCGCACAGGCAGGATTCCGCCTCGCGGGTGAAATCGAAGTGCCGCAGGTGCGCCTGGCCGAGAAAATACAGCTGTCGGCCCAGGTAGACATGCCCGTCCTTGCCGACCGTTTCCAGAATCCGCCGCTCCAGCAACGACGCCACCAGTTCGTAGACAGTCGACTTGGGGCTGCCAATACCGCTGGCAATTTCGTTGGGACGCATGGGCCTGGCCTTTTCCTTGAGAAAATCCAGAATATCGAACGCCCGGTCCAGCCCGCGCGCCCGGCGCTTGATTGTGTCTTCGGTCATGAGGGTATCCTTCGGATAGCGGCACGCTGCAAACCTCAAGCTAAAAGCCTAATTTGATCTGGCTTGCAGCTCGCAGCCTTGCAGCGTGTAGCGGCTACTTCCGTTTATAAGCTATGCAGTCGATTTCGACCTTGCAGTCCACCATCATGTTGGCCTGCACGCAAGCCCGCGCCGGGGCGTGTTCGGGGCTGAAGTATTCGCCGAACACCTTGTTGAAGCTCCAGAAGTCGCGTGGGTCTTCCAGCCATACGCCGACGCGAACCACGTCCTTGATGTCGTACCCGGCCTCTTCGAGGATTGCGATCAGGTTGCGCATGGTCTGGTGCGTTTGCTCGACGATACCGCCAACGATGATCTCGCCGTCCTGCGCGGGGACCTGGCCGGAAACGTGCAACCAGCCATCGGCCTCGACGGCTCGGGCGAATGGGCGCGGCTGTCCGCCACCTGCGGTGCTGCCTGCGCCATAACGGGTAATAGTCATGAGTTTCTCCTTGCATTGAAACGTTAAAAGGGTTGAAACGTTAAAAACGGATGTTCTTGAGGAATTCGCTCAGGCGTGCTGACTTCGGCTGCTCGAACAGGGCTTTCGGTGCGCCTTGCTCTTCGATGCGGCCCTGATTCATGAACACGATCTGATCCGACACCTCATAGGCAAAGCGCATCTCGTGGGTCACCAGCAACATGGTCATGCCCTCCTCGGCCAGGTCTTTGATCACGCTCAGCACTTCGCCCACCAGCTCCGGGTCCAGTGCCGAGGTCACTTCGTCGAACAGCATCAGGCTGGGGTTCATGGCAATGGCGCGGGCTATCGCCACGCGCTGCTGTTGACCACCGGACAACTGGCCGGGAAAGTGATTGCGCCGCTCCAGCAGCCCGACCCGGTCCAGCCACTTCTCGGCCAGGGCAATCGCCTGATCCTTGGGCATCTTCTTGACCTTGAGCAGGCCCAGGGTCACGTTCTGCAAGGCGCTGAGGTGTGGAAACAGATTGAATTGCTGAAACGCCATGCCGGTCATGGCCCGGTGTTGCGCGATCAGACGCTCCGGATGGCGGACGCGCTTGCCATCTACGTCGCTGTAGCCGATGTCCTGACCTTCAAGACGAATGTGGCCGCCTTGAAACTCCTCCAGCAGGTTGACGCAACGCAGCAAAGTTGTCTTGCCCGAGCCGCTGGAACCGATCAGGGTGACAACGTTGCCCTTCTGCATGCGCAGATCGACGCCTTTGAGCACTTCCACTTCGCCGTAGGATTTATGCAGGCCCTCAATGCTGAGCAGCGCCGGGCCGGGGGTTGCGGTGTGAGTCTGTGTCATGGCAAGGCCACCCGTTTTTCAATGTGTCGCCCAAGAAGCTCGATGGCGTAGTTGATGAGGAAGAACAGGAAACCGGCAAACAGGTAGAACTCCAGCGTCATGAAGGTGCGAGCGATCACCTGCTGGGTGCTCAGCAGCAACTCGGCCACGCCGATCACCGACAACAGGGTCGATGCCTTGACGATCTCGGTCGAGGAGTTGACCCAGGTTGGCAGGATCTGACGCATCGCCTGAGGCAGCAGCACATACCGCAGCGTCTGGTTGAAGCGCAGGCCAATCGCCTTGCTCGCCTCGATCTGACCTCGCGGAATGGCCTGCAAGGCACCGCGCACGATCTCCGCAACGTGAGAGCCGCAAAACAGCGTCAGGCCTATCGCGCCAGCCTGAAACGCACTGATCTGCCAGCCCAGCGCCGGCACCATATAGAACACCGCCAGCACCAGCACGAACACCGGCGTGCCGCGAATCAGGTCGACATACAGCCGAACCGGCAAGCGAGCGAAGAATCCGCCATAGGTCAGGGTCAGACCGGCGCACATGCCGATCAGGGTGCCGAACAGAATCGCCAGCGCCGAGCACTGGATGCTGGTCAGAAAGCCGGACCAGAGCACTTCACGTGCGGCCCACAACTCGTGCAACCAGCCAGGGGGTTGATACATGACGGCCTCCTAGCGGCGAATCGCCAGACGTTGTTCGAGGGCGCGCAAAAGCATGGCGATCACGTAGCAGGCAACCACATACAGCGCAGTGGTCACCAGCCAGGTTTCGATCACCCGATAGCTTTCGACGTTGATCTTGCGTGCGTAATAGGTCAGCTCGGGTACGGCAATCGCGGCCGCCAGCGAGGTGTCCTTGAACAGCGATATGAAGTTATTGGAAAGCGCTGGCAGTACGTTGCGCAACATGACCGGTACGGTGATGTAAGCCCTCACCTGCCATTCACCCAGGCCGATGGCCAGCCCCGCTTCGCGCTGTCCCTTGTGGATACTCAGCAATCCCGCACGGAACACTTCGGTCAGGTACGCACCCGCGTAAAGCGAGAGCGTGACGATGAACGACGCCAGCTTGTCCAGACGAATGCCCAACCCGGGCAAGGCAAAGTAGATCAGCAGGATCAACACCAGAATCGGCGTGTTGCGTACTACCGTCACGTAGATCGATGCCACCACTCGCAGCGCCCGATAACGTGACAACAGCGCGAAAGCGTTCATCAAGCCGATGACACAACCGATGGCA contains:
- a CDS encoding IclR family transcriptional regulator; translated protein: MTEDTIKRRARGLDRAFDILDFLKEKARPMRPNEIASGIGSPKSTVYELVASLLERRILETVGKDGHVYLGRQLYFLGQAHLRHFDFTREAESCLCDIVSQTRETAQMCLLNGRKYTVALMKEGERHFRISSDIGENAPIPWTASGRLLLSHLSDQQIIDLIDVDDFILPGGERLPLETFLREIRKAGEEGFFSFDSVADTFTHCFAAPVKNEHGQCIATLCIVAPRADAKTHYSDYRRVLIDSANGLARRINE
- a CDS encoding amino acid ABC transporter permease yields the protein MYQPPGWLHELWAAREVLWSGFLTSIQCSALAILFGTLIGMCAGLTLTYGGFFARLPVRLYVDLIRGTPVFVLVLAVFYMVPALGWQISAFQAGAIGLTLFCGSHVAEIVRGALQAIPRGQIEASKAIGLRFNQTLRYVLLPQAMRQILPTWVNSSTEIVKASTLLSVIGVAELLLSTQQVIARTFMTLEFYLFAGFLFFLINYAIELLGRHIEKRVALP
- a CDS encoding amino acid ABC transporter ATP-binding protein; the encoded protein is MTQTHTATPGPALLSIEGLHKSYGEVEVLKGVDLRMQKGNVVTLIGSSGSGKTTLLRCVNLLEEFQGGHIRLEGQDIGYSDVDGKRVRHPERLIAQHRAMTGMAFQQFNLFPHLSALQNVTLGLLKVKKMPKDQAIALAEKWLDRVGLLERRNHFPGQLSGGQQQRVAIARAIAMNPSLMLFDEVTSALDPELVGEVLSVIKDLAEEGMTMLLVTHEMRFAYEVSDQIVFMNQGRIEEQGAPKALFEQPKSARLSEFLKNIRF
- a CDS encoding RidA family protein, with product MTITRYGAGSTAGGGQPRPFARAVEADGWLHVSGQVPAQDGEIIVGGIVEQTHQTMRNLIAILEEAGYDIKDVVRVGVWLEDPRDFWSFNKVFGEYFSPEHAPARACVQANMMVDCKVEIDCIAYKRK
- a CDS encoding amino acid ABC transporter permease, yielding MNYQLNFDAVWRDFPNLLAGLGLGLELALFSIAIGCVIGLMNAFALLSRYRALRVVASIYVTVVRNTPILVLILLIYFALPGLGIRLDKLASFIVTLSLYAGAYLTEVFRAGLLSIHKGQREAGLAIGLGEWQVRAYITVPVMLRNVLPALSNNFISLFKDTSLAAAIAVPELTYYARKINVESYRVIETWLVTTALYVVACYVIAMLLRALEQRLAIRR